From a region of the Fischerella sp. JS2 genome:
- a CDS encoding GTPase — protein sequence MSPLTSKQINYQFLLLTHMVCADEQIHSEEAKVLRELAQNTNMGTHTIEEMEKILSQDENFVSVENVARQIQQSEQSEAMRQIIAIAYIDGYFSPLEREMADHIAKIWNWSNSEIERLLEQTEKLDRVKRTTDNRDESELSVGARLLKGVDSVLSRALVDNLAKVAPENLGRRIEQLRKEILLAGPEYDDAIQRCTVIATEDYNYAENSLKSAYSALASLAKNLEKATEAIQQKTSNKGQANQAKKVAEQLESTRNALSAKTLKELEGVRELLRAKQRALKHFSIAFIGKTKAGKSTLHAIITGGGWDAIGVGKQRTTRFNRVYEWKNIRIIDTPGIGAPGGKSDEEIAESIIEESDVICYVVTNDSIQETEFKFLQLLKEKSKPLIILLNVKNNLRDTRRLEHFLKDSDKLFVMDSKSGLGGHIERIRRYAKQHYANDYFDIIPVMLLAAQMSRESEHQKYKDKLFKASRIQNFLDAIRVSLVEHGVIRRSQTLLGSTVGAIEEPNKWVTEQV from the coding sequence ATGTCGCCACTAACCTCTAAGCAAATAAACTACCAATTTTTACTCCTCACACATATGGTGTGTGCTGATGAGCAGATTCACAGCGAAGAAGCAAAGGTGCTGCGAGAGTTAGCACAAAATACGAACATGGGAACACATACCATCGAAGAGATGGAGAAAATATTGAGTCAAGATGAAAACTTTGTATCTGTTGAGAATGTAGCACGTCAAATCCAACAGAGTGAGCAAAGTGAGGCAATGCGACAGATAATAGCTATTGCCTATATTGACGGTTATTTTTCACCATTAGAACGGGAGATGGCAGACCATATTGCAAAAATTTGGAACTGGTCGAATTCAGAAATCGAAAGGTTGCTGGAACAAACCGAAAAATTAGACAGAGTTAAACGCACTACTGACAATAGAGACGAATCAGAATTATCTGTGGGTGCGCGTCTTTTAAAGGGGGTAGATTCGGTTTTATCTCGCGCATTAGTAGATAATTTAGCAAAAGTTGCTCCTGAAAATCTTGGACGTAGAATTGAGCAATTGCGGAAGGAAATATTACTAGCGGGACCTGAGTATGACGATGCAATCCAGCGATGTACAGTCATAGCAACTGAAGATTACAATTATGCAGAAAATTCACTCAAAAGTGCTTATTCTGCTCTTGCGAGTTTAGCTAAAAATCTTGAAAAAGCTACTGAGGCAATACAGCAAAAAACAAGCAATAAAGGACAAGCTAATCAAGCTAAAAAAGTAGCAGAACAGCTTGAAAGTACGAGAAATGCTCTCTCCGCTAAAACTCTCAAAGAGCTTGAAGGGGTACGTGAATTGCTGCGTGCAAAACAACGTGCTTTAAAGCATTTCAGTATCGCCTTCATAGGTAAAACTAAGGCAGGCAAAAGCACTCTCCATGCGATTATTACAGGTGGTGGCTGGGATGCTATTGGTGTAGGTAAACAGCGTACTACTCGTTTTAATCGAGTTTATGAGTGGAAAAATATTCGGATTATTGATACTCCTGGGATTGGTGCACCTGGTGGTAAAAGTGATGAAGAAATTGCCGAAAGCATTATCGAAGAATCTGATGTTATTTGTTATGTAGTCACAAATGACAGCATTCAAGAAACAGAATTTAAATTTTTACAGTTGTTAAAAGAAAAATCAAAACCATTAATTATATTACTTAACGTTAAAAATAATCTTCGAGACACTCGAAGGTTAGAACATTTCTTAAAAGACTCAGATAAATTGTTTGTAATGGATAGTAAAAGCGGTTTAGGTGGACATATTGAACGCATCCGTCGCTACGCCAAACAGCATTACGCTAACGACTACTTTGATATTATTCCTGTAATGCTTTTGGCTGCACAAATGTCACGGGAATCAGAGCATCAAAAATATAAAGACAAACTATTTAAAGCAAGCCGTATACAGAATTTTCTTGATGCTATTCGGGTGTCTTTAGTTGAGCATGGAGTAATTAGACGTTCTCAAACCTTACTTGGTTCTACAGTTGGTGCAATTGAAGAGCCTAACAAATGGGTGACTGAGCAGGTATAA